A single window of Arcobacter venerupis DNA harbors:
- a CDS encoding RNA pyrophosphohydrolase, with amino-acid sequence MTDKNENTINNEKKKFRPNVAAIVLSAKYPHKCEIFIASRTDVENAWQFPQGGIDDGETSKEALFRELEEEIGTRDIEIIAEYPTWVSYEFPPAIAKRMYPYDGQRQKYYLVKLKKGAKININTEIPEFSEYKFVPTKNIYDYITFFKRTVYKQVLKYFKTEGYI; translated from the coding sequence ATGACTGATAAAAATGAAAATACAATTAACAATGAGAAGAAAAAATTTCGACCTAATGTAGCAGCAATTGTACTATCAGCAAAATATCCTCATAAATGTGAAATATTTATAGCTTCAAGAACTGATGTGGAAAATGCTTGGCAATTTCCACAAGGTGGTATTGATGATGGTGAAACATCAAAAGAAGCATTATTTAGAGAATTGGAAGAGGAAATAGGAACAAGAGATATTGAAATAATAGCTGAATATCCAACTTGGGTTTCTTACGAATTCCCTCCTGCAATTGCAAAAAGAATGTACCCTTATGATGGCCAAAGACAAAAATATTATTTAGTTAAACTCAAAAAAGGCGCTAAAATAAATATTAACACAGAAATTCCTGAATTTAGCGAATATAAATTTGTACCTACTAAAAATATTTATGATTATATAACTTTTTTTAAAAGAACTGTTTACAAACAAGTTCTAAAATATTTTAAAACCGAAGGTTATATTTAA
- the hemW gene encoding radical SAM family heme chaperone HemW, with product MLLYIHIPFCDSKCFYCAFNSYTDRFHLKHEYMNALKLQLRNNLDNYVIKHNKKIETVFIGGGTPSTIKPVEYEEIFEMIKPHLEEFAEITTEANPNSASFEWLQSMKNLGVNRVSFGVQSFDNDKLKFLGRAHNSNSAIKAIQNANSIGFKGINCDIIYGVQNDTLESMKKDFDTAFSLPITHLSAYSLTIEEGTKFFDRSSVKIDDEELSYKIFDYINTKGFHQYEISNFAKNKESESKHNYGYWQHKEYLGVGAGAVGYVNQHRYYPSKSLEEYIKNPLACELEKIDENDIKTEKILLGFRCLNGIEISLFNEQELKKINDLVNYDKVYIENDKVFNKNFLLSDELALYILD from the coding sequence TTGCTTTTATATATACATATTCCCTTTTGCGACAGTAAATGTTTTTACTGCGCTTTTAATTCATACACAGATAGATTTCATTTAAAACATGAATATATGAATGCATTAAAATTACAACTAAGAAATAATTTAGATAATTATGTAATTAAACATAATAAAAAAATAGAAACTGTTTTCATAGGAGGAGGAACTCCTTCAACAATTAAGCCAGTTGAATATGAAGAAATTTTTGAAATGATTAAACCACATTTAGAAGAATTTGCAGAAATCACAACAGAAGCAAATCCTAATTCTGCTTCCTTTGAATGGCTTCAAAGTATGAAGAATTTAGGTGTTAATCGTGTAAGCTTTGGCGTACAAAGTTTTGATAATGACAAGCTAAAATTCCTAGGTCGAGCGCATAATAGTAATAGTGCTATAAAAGCTATACAAAATGCCAATAGTATAGGTTTTAAAGGTATTAACTGCGATATAATATACGGAGTACAGAATGATACGTTAGAGAGTATGAAAAAGGATTTTGACACGGCTTTTTCTTTACCAATTACGCATCTTAGTGCTTACTCTTTAACTATAGAAGAAGGAACAAAATTCTTTGATAGATCAAGTGTAAAAATTGATGATGAAGAGTTGTCATATAAAATTTTTGATTACATAAATACAAAAGGTTTTCATCAATATGAGATTTCAAATTTTGCAAAAAATAAAGAATCTGAGTCAAAACACAACTATGGTTATTGGCAACATAAAGAGTATTTAGGAGTTGGAGCAGGAGCTGTTGGATATGTGAATCAACACAGATATTATCCATCTAAAAGTTTAGAAGAATATATCAAAAATCCATTAGCTTGTGAGTTAGAAAAAATAGATGAAAATGATATAAAAACAGAGAAAATTTTACTTGGATTTAGATGTCTAAATGGTATAGAAATCTCTTTATTTAATGAGCAAGAATTGAAAAAAATTAATGATTTAGTGAACTACGACAAAGTTTATATAGAAAATGATAAGGTTTTTAATAAAAATTTTTTACTTTCAGATGAATTAGCCTTATATATTTTGGATTAA
- the prmC gene encoding peptide chain release factor N(5)-glutamine methyltransferase, whose amino-acid sequence MTIKDTIRKYTNELKLVTHIPAKEVEILMLHLLEKNTIWLHLNYNVEFEKEKELAILVKKRATNYPLEYIINKASFYGEMFIVKEGVLIPRPETEILVENAVEILKDKKETIKVLEIGTGSGIISVMLAMLIENIKIIAIDINEKAIELAKQNAIKLGVENKIEFRLSNLYENINENDIFMTISNPPYIANNYKLPTNVKYEPSNALFGGDIGDELLKDIIKQTSEKKIPYLLCEMGFDQKAPLENYFKEFKVDSFSFYKDYESFDRGFTLKFKI is encoded by the coding sequence ATGACGATAAAAGACACAATAAGAAAATATACAAATGAACTAAAACTTGTAACTCATATTCCAGCAAAAGAAGTTGAAATATTGATGTTACATCTTTTAGAGAAAAACACTATCTGGCTACATTTAAACTACAATGTTGAGTTTGAAAAAGAGAAAGAACTTGCAATTTTGGTAAAAAAAAGAGCTACAAATTATCCACTAGAATATATTATAAATAAGGCTTCCTTTTATGGGGAAATGTTTATAGTAAAAGAAGGTGTGTTAATTCCAAGACCTGAAACAGAAATTTTAGTTGAAAATGCTGTTGAAATTCTAAAAGATAAAAAAGAGACTATAAAAGTTTTAGAAATAGGAACTGGCAGTGGAATAATATCTGTAATGCTTGCAATGTTGATTGAAAATATAAAAATTATAGCTATAGATATAAATGAAAAAGCAATAGAGCTAGCAAAACAAAATGCTATAAAACTTGGAGTTGAAAATAAAATAGAGTTTAGATTGAGTAATTTATATGAAAATATAAATGAAAATGATATTTTCATGACAATTTCAAATCCTCCATATATTGCGAATAATTATAAACTACCAACAAATGTAAAATATGAACCATCAAATGCTCTGTTTGGTGGAGATATTGGGGATGAACTTTTAAAAGATATTATAAAACAAACAAGTGAGAAAAAGATACCATATTTACTTTGTGAAATGGGATTTGATCAAAAAGCTCCTTTGGAAAACTATTTCAAAGAGTTTAAGGTAGATTCATTTAGTTTTTATAAAGATTACGAAAGTTTTGATAGAGGATTTACTCTTAAATTTAAAATATAG
- a CDS encoding M3 family metallopeptidase → MFKEFNLENLENSKELLENILDENRKKIADLLKIENKTYKNFVLPFQEIGESINDFLTPIFHIDSVKNSEITTKVYEECIPVISKYETDVSQNENIYIALKDIQYKEKCTLNDIQNKVLENEIRDFKLSGCHLETNKKKRLEEISLRLSELSHKFSQNILNATNAFEMVIDNFEDVKEIPSSDLELAKFEEDGITKYKFTLQMPSYLAYITYGTNREKREELYKGYCTRAPENGKIIEELLALKNEKVKILGFDSYAQYSLATKMASKEEEVISFLEELGHKAKKRAKEELEEIKAIALKDGITDFRSSDMSYYSEKLKKAQYDLDEEYYRPYFEQQSVLNGFFDFLHQMFNIKFTKANTPAWDEKVKVYDLSEDGKTIARIYIDLESRKDKRGGAWMNNWHSHYRTSEGEIKLPTAYIVGNFPQSTKETPSLLRHSDVVTLFHEMGHALHHLLSKIEEPFVSGISGVAWDTVEFPSQFLEYFSYDKDVLKLFAKHYKTQEVLDDEAIDKIIKAKNFQSSLATIRQVEFALFDFKVYQKLYKTEDEIQDLLDTIRDEFAAMIPPRYNKFQNGFSHIFSGGYAAGYYSYKWAEVLSADAFYMFIDSGNIFNKELGIKYRDTILSQGGSYDMDKLFFNFTQREPSVDSLLKIDGIIS, encoded by the coding sequence ATGTTTAAAGAATTTAATTTAGAAAATTTAGAAAACTCAAAAGAGTTGTTAGAAAACATATTAGATGAAAATAGAAAAAAAATTGCTGATTTATTAAAAATAGAAAATAAAACTTACAAAAACTTTGTTTTACCATTTCAAGAAATAGGGGAGAGTATTAATGATTTTTTAACTCCAATCTTTCATATTGACTCTGTTAAAAATTCAGAAATAACTACAAAAGTTTACGAAGAGTGTATCCCTGTAATCTCAAAATATGAAACTGATGTTTCACAAAATGAAAATATTTATATAGCTTTAAAAGATATACAGTATAAAGAAAAATGTACTTTAAATGATATACAAAATAAAGTTCTAGAAAATGAAATTAGAGATTTTAAACTATCTGGTTGTCATCTTGAAACCAATAAAAAGAAAAGATTAGAAGAGATAAGTTTAAGACTTAGTGAGCTATCTCATAAGTTTTCTCAAAACATTTTAAATGCTACAAATGCGTTTGAAATGGTTATTGATAATTTTGAAGATGTAAAAGAAATCCCAAGTTCAGATTTAGAGTTAGCAAAATTTGAAGAAGATGGAATTACTAAATATAAATTTACACTTCAAATGCCATCATATTTAGCTTATATTACGTATGGTACAAATAGAGAAAAAAGAGAAGAACTTTATAAAGGTTATTGTACAAGAGCTCCTGAAAATGGAAAAATTATTGAAGAGTTATTAGCTTTAAAAAATGAAAAGGTAAAAATTCTTGGATTTGACTCTTATGCTCAATATTCACTTGCAACAAAAATGGCTTCAAAAGAAGAAGAAGTTATCTCATTTTTAGAAGAGTTAGGTCATAAAGCTAAAAAAAGAGCAAAAGAAGAACTAGAAGAGATAAAAGCAATTGCTTTAAAAGATGGAATCACTGATTTTAGATCAAGTGATATGTCATATTATTCTGAAAAGCTAAAAAAAGCTCAATATGATTTGGATGAAGAGTACTACAGACCTTACTTTGAACAACAATCAGTATTAAATGGTTTTTTTGACTTTTTACACCAAATGTTTAATATTAAATTCACAAAAGCAAATACTCCTGCTTGGGATGAAAAAGTAAAAGTTTATGATTTAAGTGAAGATGGAAAAACAATAGCTAGAATTTATATAGATTTAGAATCAAGAAAAGATAAACGTGGTGGTGCTTGGATGAATAATTGGCATTCACATTATAGAACTTCAGAAGGTGAAATAAAACTTCCAACAGCATATATTGTAGGAAACTTCCCTCAATCTACAAAAGAAACTCCATCATTATTAAGACACTCTGATGTTGTTACACTATTTCATGAAATGGGTCATGCCCTACATCATTTATTAAGTAAAATTGAAGAACCATTTGTTAGTGGGATTTCTGGAGTTGCTTGGGATACTGTAGAATTTCCATCTCAATTTTTAGAGTATTTCTCTTATGATAAAGATGTTTTAAAGCTTTTTGCAAAACATTATAAAACTCAAGAAGTGTTAGATGATGAGGCTATTGATAAAATTATAAAAGCTAAGAATTTCCAATCATCACTTGCAACTATCAGACAAGTTGAATTTGCATTGTTTGATTTTAAAGTATATCAAAAATTATACAAAACTGAAGATGAAATACAAGATTTACTAGATACAATAAGAGATGAATTTGCAGCAATGATTCCTCCAAGATACAATAAATTCCAAAATGGTTTTTCTCATATTTTCTCAGGCGGATATGCAGCAGGATATTACTCATATAAATGGGCAGAAGTACTAAGTGCAGATGCATTTTATATGTTTATAGATTCTGGAAATATTTTTAATAAAGAACTTGGAATAAAGTATAGAGATACGATTTTAAGCCAAGGTGGTTCTTATGATATGGACAAATTGTTTTTCAATTTTACGCAAAGAGAACCAAGTGTAGATTCTTTATTAAAAATTGATGGAATTATTAGCTAA
- a CDS encoding sirohydrochlorin chelatase → MEALIIVAHGSKLKSSNDEIVDIVLKIENSVKDENLIVFHAFLELAEPSIFMAINKAISNECTKIKIFPYFLAAGKHVQEDIPCEIKKFKKLYPQIEFTLLPHIGKCTGIEDMIISNS, encoded by the coding sequence ATGGAAGCTTTGATTATCGTTGCACATGGAAGTAAACTTAAAAGTTCAAATGATGAAATAGTAGATATTGTTTTAAAAATAGAGAATAGTGTAAAAGATGAAAATTTAATAGTTTTTCATGCTTTTTTAGAGCTTGCTGAACCTTCAATTTTTATGGCTATAAATAAAGCTATATCAAATGAATGTACTAAAATAAAAATATTCCCCTATTTTTTAGCAGCGGGGAAACATGTACAAGAAGATATTCCGTGTGAAATAAAAAAGTTCAAAAAGCTATATCCTCAAATAGAATTCACACTTTTACCACATATTGGGAAATGTACAGGTATTGAAGATATGATAATATCAAATTCGTAA
- a CDS encoding tyrosine-type recombinase/integrase, producing MRYELDFINSFEKTLLFWIERFIRNKLTTLSNRQVNDKNKLANIIQSLVKGTKSIDELSVIVKEARNIGLSGVNTYFNPLFKLYNFTMNLGLASMKEIDEEMLSDFLASQTSALSDASKKNHRIALLSFFSYIDKQNQNDDGTSFLYKIELKNWGGLSGKSGTKLPSYMNKIEIDKFLEAIDTFEFTDNTAYRNRLILKIIIYTGIRVSEILNLRLKDMFKEDNVYLLQIKGKGNKPRVVMIKSSIIENDLINWLDMRVCNSDLLVCNQKADRLTQAYVSRIVENILISAGIRKEKNGAHMLRHSFATLLYSKHHDLILVQEALGHADINTSRIYTHFDKDRLYKTTDIF from the coding sequence ATGCGTTATGAGTTAGATTTTATAAATAGTTTTGAAAAGACTCTTTTATTTTGGATTGAAAGATTTATTAGAAATAAATTAACAACTCTTTCAAATAGACAAGTTAATGATAAAAATAAATTAGCAAATATAATTCAATCATTGGTCAAAGGTACAAAATCTATTGATGAATTGAGTGTTATTGTAAAAGAAGCTAGAAATATAGGTTTAAGTGGTGTTAATACATATTTTAATCCTCTATTTAAACTATACAATTTTACCATGAATTTAGGTTTAGCATCAATGAAAGAGATTGATGAAGAGATGTTGAGTGATTTTTTAGCAAGCCAAACAAGTGCGCTATCTGATGCTTCAAAAAAGAATCATAGAATCGCCCTGCTTTCTTTCTTTTCATACATAGATAAACAAAATCAAAATGATGATGGAACTTCTTTTTTATATAAAATAGAGTTAAAAAATTGGGGTGGATTAAGTGGAAAAAGTGGCACAAAACTTCCCTCTTATATGAATAAAATTGAGATTGATAAATTTTTAGAAGCTATTGATACTTTTGAATTTACTGATAATACAGCTTATAGAAATAGACTTATTTTAAAAATCATCATTTACACAGGTATAAGGGTTAGTGAGATATTAAATTTAAGATTAAAAGATATGTTCAAAGAAGATAATGTTTATTTATTACAAATAAAAGGTAAAGGGAATAAACCAAGAGTTGTAATGATTAAAAGTTCAATTATAGAAAATGATTTAATTAATTGGCTTGATATGAGAGTTTGTAATAGTGATTTATTAGTTTGTAATCAAAAAGCTGATAGATTAACACAGGCTTATGTTAGTAGAATAGTTGAAAATATCTTAATAAGTGCTGGAATTAGAAAAGAAAAAAATGGTGCTCATATGTTAAGACACAGTTTTGCTACTTTACTTTATTCCAAACACCATGATTTAATTCTTGTTCAAGAAGCACTTGGACATGCAGATATTAACACTTCTAGAATTTATACACACTTTGATAAAGACAGATTGTATAAAACTACTGATATTTTTTAG
- a CDS encoding tetratricopeptide repeat protein has protein sequence MQIRSNILKIVLVSLLALGFSACDDNESSSKINSEKKVRLPKPEWENRLTNYKNTIEWYSLADDEIAAYNIGVIYNKKIKDYKKAIEWYLYSNSIKENADNLLGLASSYESIKDYDNAIYYNKKSFLLGNNNAAHNLGVLYEDLEDYEKAKVWYKKAIEREFRFNKKYWNYVS, from the coding sequence ATGCAAATAAGAAGTAATATATTAAAAATAGTATTAGTTAGTTTACTAGCCTTAGGCTTTAGTGCTTGTGATGATAATGAAAGTTCAAGTAAGATAAATAGTGAAAAGAAAGTTAGACTTCCTAAGCCTGAGTGGGAAAATAGACTTACTAATTATAAAAATACAATTGAATGGTATTCTTTAGCTGATGATGAGATTGCGGCTTATAATATAGGAGTTATATATAATAAAAAAATTAAAGATTATAAAAAAGCTATTGAATGGTATTTATATTCTAACTCAATAAAAGAAAATGCAGATAATTTATTAGGATTAGCCTCTTCATATGAAAGTATAAAAGATTATGATAATGCAATTTATTATAACAAAAAATCATTTTTATTAGGTAATAATAATGCAGCACATAACTTAGGAGTATTATACGAAGATTTAGAAGATTATGAAAAAGCAAAAGTTTGGTATAAAAAGGCTATAGAGAGAGAATTTAGATTCAACAAAAAATATTGGAATTATGTATCATAA
- a CDS encoding zonular occludens toxin domain-containing protein, with product MAVYIYTGVPRSGKSYKAVALIYKTFVSVIIYFKFTFSKINNNDDILLEIYNFLFFKIYKFQKKPAYLNCYTNINQFNFDISDKIFKFDYDSIFEKISELFAYYNDKKDDAFLIEKAKELRVFNSLFVIDEAHNYLKSKENPVIVWWFTYHGHLYQDIILITQDLKLINDEYKRVAEYFYKAVPQRLRLSKNTFKYRQYSSYNMYQKDYISTISVKADKKIFDLYVSGAKVTTMPIFYKYVFFIFVLMLISSYFITSFYKDINSKIEPEQIPEIQNNQTTQTINNTKNETSTPGQIQNLETPLIPVPEDTTNLKLFKFNCFDTLCYFQFEDKSTFEIPQNILKVYLMDVDFDKKFIELKNNRLSIYVLVPETKFNFIKQGVKNENKNETGAFNLPISK from the coding sequence ATGGCTGTTTATATTTATACGGGTGTTCCTAGAAGTGGAAAAAGTTATAAAGCTGTAGCATTAATTTATAAAACTTTTGTTTCTGTAATTATTTATTTTAAATTTACTTTTTCAAAAATAAATAATAATGATGATATTCTTTTGGAAATTTATAATTTTTTATTTTTTAAAATTTATAAATTTCAAAAAAAACCAGCTTATTTAAACTGTTATACAAATATAAATCAATTTAATTTTGATATATCAGATAAAATTTTTAAATTTGATTATGATTCTATTTTTGAAAAAATAAGTGAACTATTTGCTTACTATAATGATAAAAAAGATGATGCTTTTCTAATCGAAAAAGCAAAAGAATTAAGAGTATTTAATTCTCTTTTTGTAATTGATGAAGCTCATAATTATCTAAAATCAAAAGAAAATCCTGTTATCGTTTGGTGGTTTACTTACCACGGGCATTTATACCAAGATATTATCTTGATTACACAAGATTTAAAATTAATCAATGATGAATATAAAAGAGTTGCAGAATATTTTTATAAGGCTGTTCCTCAAAGATTAAGACTTTCAAAGAATACTTTTAAATATAGACAATATAGCTCTTATAATATGTATCAAAAAGATTACATCTCTACTATTTCTGTTAAAGCTGATAAAAAAATATTTGATTTGTATGTATCAGGTGCAAAAGTTACAACAATGCCTATATTTTATAAATATGTATTTTTTATTTTTGTATTAATGTTAATTTCTTCTTATTTTATTACTAGCTTTTATAAAGATATAAATTCTAAAATTGAACCTGAACAAATTCCAGAAATTCAAAATAATCAAACTACTCAAACTATTAATAATACAAAAAATGAAACTTCAACACCTGGGCAAATTCAAAACTTAGAAACTCCACTTATTCCAGTTCCTGAAGATACAACAAATTTAAAACTATTTAAATTTAACTGCTTTGATACATTGTGTTATTTTCAATTTGAAGATAAATCAACTTTTGAGATTCCTCAAAACATTCTAAAAGTTTATTTAATGGATGTTGACTTTGACAAAAAATTCATAGAGCTAAAAAATAATAGATTATCTATTTATGTTTTAGTTCCTGAAACAAAATTTAATTTTATAAAACAAGGGGTAAAAAATGAAAACAAAAATGAAACTGGTGCTTTTAATCTTCCTATTTCTAAATAA
- a CDS encoding type II secretion system protein GspD: MKTKMKLVLLIFLFLNNLKAETLEMNLATFATYASEVNNVNILIDDALKNENIIFIINDKESYMLEAFRRAVNLKGLELVQTEKFYFVTKKDLYVEDLKYRSIKLNFVKYEDIQNFLKVYEDRIKFEFISTSKTLLIYSKEKEFNSIKQMIGSIDTLPKQLKLKVTILETNLDKLKELGSDSSSINLQNDGNFFFNLVSYPFSVNNNVDSSKKDNFYTFLKYLNSTGTSDIVSNPVLTLSDEKEIKFNDVRNVPYNMGTTTINDANLRTSNTTEFRDVGLQITITSHIYEDNQVYLDLELSVSNILSNTDNLPITSKKYVKQSFQLPVGKLFVLTGINKKELLTSYNEIPVLADIPFMGWLFKYDSKQETNNNLTVVFELINEKDFDTKNFNVLVPNAIH; the protein is encoded by the coding sequence ATGAAAACAAAAATGAAACTGGTGCTTTTAATCTTCCTATTTCTAAATAATTTAAAAGCTGAAACTTTAGAAATGAACTTAGCTACATTTGCAACGTATGCAAGTGAAGTAAACAATGTAAATATACTAATTGATGATGCTTTAAAAAATGAAAATATCATTTTTATTATAAATGATAAAGAATCTTATATGTTAGAAGCTTTTAGGAGAGCTGTTAATCTTAAAGGCTTAGAACTTGTACAAACTGAAAAGTTTTATTTTGTAACTAAAAAAGATTTATATGTTGAGGATTTAAAATATCGTTCAATTAAATTGAATTTCGTTAAATATGAAGATATACAAAACTTTCTAAAAGTTTATGAAGATAGAATTAAATTTGAATTTATATCTACTTCAAAAACTCTCCTTATTTATTCAAAAGAAAAAGAGTTTAATTCTATAAAACAAATGATTGGTTCTATTGATACACTTCCAAAACAATTAAAATTAAAAGTTACAATCCTTGAAACAAATTTAGATAAATTAAAAGAGCTAGGTAGTGATTCAAGTTCTATTAATTTACAAAATGACGGTAACTTCTTTTTTAATCTTGTTTCTTATCCTTTTTCAGTTAATAACAATGTTGATTCATCAAAAAAAGATAACTTCTATACATTCCTTAAATATTTAAATTCAACTGGAACAAGTGACATTGTATCTAATCCAGTTCTTACACTTTCAGATGAAAAAGAAATTAAATTCAATGATGTTAGGAATGTGCCATACAATATGGGAACAACAACTATTAATGATGCTAATTTAAGAACTTCAAATACTACTGAATTTCGTGATGTAGGTTTACAAATTACAATTACATCACATATTTATGAAGATAATCAAGTTTATTTAGATTTAGAATTAAGTGTTTCAAACATTCTTTCTAATACTGATAATTTGCCTATTACTTCAAAAAAATATGTTAAACAATCTTTTCAATTACCAGTTGGTAAATTATTTGTTCTTACAGGAATTAATAAAAAAGAGTTACTTACTTCTTACAATGAAATTCCAGTTTTAGCAGATATTCCGTTTATGGGGTGGTTGTTTAAATATGACTCTAAACAAGAAACAAATAATAATTTAACTGTTGTTTTTGAGTTAATAAATGAAAAAGATTTTGACACTAAAAACTTTAATGTTTTAGTTCCTAATGCTATTCATTAG
- a CDS encoding rolling circle replication-associated protein: MYGITKHLREYALKKIDRQKEFLSNNSFQVGADIIPMIKLFKNAYINPDRYIAEVNHRAYSLNTYALMHNLKPIFGTITLPSEYHKSKTLKNGKIISNPRYCNKNKIPDIERVYDIKTKKHVLTNLQLSYFSPHEGAKKLSKMFKALIDLPFLKNIPKQDKCYFRVYEPQQDGTPHIHFSFFVPEHLLQDSYFKMQRYFSKNHPKLQVDFQINIDNPVAYLMKYILKTFDDLRQNPDNISDLSLWYIAHKITRFYTSRTLMTLEVYRKLNGRYNLLELTTMFKNKEINYFVDCDTNAVLQIVDKYGDLYVKKPTTLLLKDDSIANDLIDRRFDLKQNGTLKDRQKDKPQLSYKNVISEFERIYDIKTKKHVLTKQQSNFSSIPIYINNKKYFIKDNQVVLQERLMCVNDLIDNKLISYYYHLANKFDKLDNYSHFAIVKNEMIKRQFLNENKLNPNDMFDEFGF, encoded by the coding sequence ATGTACGGAATTACAAAACACTTAAGAGAGTATGCTCTTAAAAAAATTGATAGACAAAAAGAATTTTTATCAAATAATTCTTTTCAAGTTGGTGCAGATATAATCCCTATGATTAAACTTTTCAAGAATGCATATATCAATCCTGATAGATATATAGCTGAAGTTAATCATAGGGCTTATTCTTTAAATACTTATGCTTTAATGCATAATTTAAAACCAATTTTTGGTACTATTACCCTGCCCTCAGAATATCATAAATCTAAAACTTTAAAAAATGGAAAGATAATATCTAATCCTAGATATTGTAATAAAAATAAAATTCCTGATATTGAGAGAGTTTATGATATTAAAACAAAAAAACATGTTTTAACAAATTTACAATTATCTTATTTTTCTCCACATGAGGGTGCTAAAAAGCTTTCAAAAATGTTTAAAGCACTTATAGATTTACCATTTTTAAAAAACATCCCTAAACAAGATAAATGTTATTTTAGAGTTTATGAGCCCCAACAAGATGGTACACCTCATATACATTTTAGTTTTTTTGTTCCAGAACATTTATTACAAGATTCATATTTTAAAATGCAACGATACTTTTCAAAAAATCATCCAAAATTGCAAGTTGATTTCCAAATTAATATTGATAATCCAGTTGCTTATTTGATGAAGTATATCTTAAAGACTTTTGACGATTTAAGACAAAACCCTGATAATATATCAGATTTAAGTCTTTGGTACATTGCCCATAAAATTACTCGTTTTTATACCTCGCGAACTTTAATGACTTTAGAAGTCTATAGGAAATTAAATGGACGATATAACCTCTTAGAGCTTACTACAATGTTTAAAAATAAAGAAATCAACTACTTTGTAGATTGTGATACTAATGCAGTTCTACAGATAGTTGATAAGTATGGCGATTTATATGTAAAGAAACCTACAACATTGCTATTAAAAGATGATTCTATCGCTAATGATTTAATTGATAGAAGATTTGATTTAAAACAAAACGGAACATTAAAAGATAGACAAAAAGATAAACCACAATTATCTTATAAAAATGTTATATCTGAGTTTGAGAGAATTTATGATATTAAAACAAAAAAACATGTTTTAACAAAACAGCAATCAAATTTTTCTTCAATACCTATTTATATAAATAATAAAAAGTATTTTATAAAAGATAATCAAGTAGTTCTCCAAGAACGACTCATGTGTGTTAATGATTTGATTGATAATAAATTAATTTCATATTATTATCATCTGGCTAATAAATTTGATAAATTAGATAATTACTCTCATTTTGCAATAGTAAAAAATGAAATGATAAAAAGGCAATTTTTAAATGAAAATAAATTGAATCCTAATGATATGTTTGATGAATTTGGCTTTTAA